The genomic stretch GTGAAAAGCAGTTACAAAGCAGTGCTTAGCAACTTGCAATTAATTAACCTGTAAAGAGTTTAAAAATTCTTAACAGAACCTTTAATTTCATTGTACAGCTTCTGTAAGGGCAATCACCCCCATCTCCAATTACAAATTCTCCATTTTAATTTCTGGGACTGAACTTTTGATTAATACTTACttcaagacagtggctatatctcattaggagtttgagctttggtttgtcaactaaaacactcaagtttctacaaatgtaccggcaagagcattctgactggctgtaccATGTCTGttatgggggaggggtgtgggggagggggggtgctacagcacaagatcgaaataagttgcagaaagctgtaatcagttctatcatgggtactagcccccaggtacccaagacatctttgaGGGACGGTGCTTTAGGAAGGcagtgtctatcattaaggatccccaccagccaggacacaccctcttcacaCTGTATCATCGGGAAGGAGGAACCAAGGACTGAAGCCACACATTCAGCAATTGAGGGACAGCCTCTTCCTCTCtgccttctgatttctgaatggatattgaacccatgaacactacttcactactttatttctgtttttgcactatgtattttaacttaactatttaaaagACATACATATACTTAATGCAACTCAATTTTTCCCTATttgtcatgtatttcattgtactgctgccataaagttaacaaatttcacaatatatgccagtgatattaaatctgactaAATGTCCTGTAACATTTAAAATTTGACTATGtttataaataaaacacaaactgCTAAAATTATAAATAACAGTTTAATATCAATTTTCCTAAAGGCTCAAGTGCAAGGTGCTGCAGGAATCGTGGTGGTGCAATGTCTCAGTCTAATAGGAACCATGGCACAAACAATTCTCCCATATCATGGCAAAATACAGTTTTCCTCTTCATGCTCTTTCTGATCTCAGAGGCCTCACCTGAACAACATTTGGGTTTGTAGCATTGAGTTCAGCAGTACTACCAATATCCTGAGTTTCATCATTTGCTATGATGAATATTATCGAAGATGAACTAAAAGTCACTCTCTTTTTTGGTCTGTCCGCAGCCTTTTCAGAAATGACAATAGGTTTGATTGGCTTTTCACTTCTGACTCTAACAGTGCGATCCTTAATTGCCCACTTGATCCTCATAATGCGAGAGCAAAGGAACTGCTTTAGGCACCATCGATACTGTTGAAATGATCACAGAAATACCAGTTTCACTTTGTCATTCATTAATAGTTCACACAAGAGCATTTTGTCAAGATTACTCATTTGGAAACTCAAAGATATGGACTAATACCACCCAACTGACAGGGAAGTTACACTCTGTTAATGAGACAAATTTAGACTGGATCATTGTACTCAGAAGGTTTATTGTTCTGGTCTGGCATGGCCTAAATGCAACAGAGCAACAAGTGAGGCTCTGCAGTTTGTGCTGCTCCCTCATAGCTCCAGGTACTAAGGTTTGACCATGACCTTGGGTGCTAACTGCACATTCAACCCATGGCCAAAGATGCTTTGACTTCTGCCTGCATCCCAAAAAGTGTTGTTGGTAAGCtagttggccactgtaaattaccttAGTGTATGCAAGTAGCAAGAATTAAAAGGAGAGCTGATGAGAGAATAAATGGGACTGTTCTGCTGGAAGCAAGAATGGACCCAGTGGATTGATGGCCTGCTCTGTaaactatcaatctccacttttaATGACCTCCTGTACTGTCCTAGTAAGCTACCAGAGCTGAAGGGCAGTTAGGGTACATGTCAAGATGCTAAACTAGGCATCAACACTTACACTCACTGACAAGGAAACAAGATTTTGCTCTGCACAGGACATGtttaatgattgcatttgttacattcaAAGCCAGAAgattcattttatttaaatggaaaaatTCTATTCCccctactacatttcaatggttttcccaaactataacatatttaaatttggaaaaaattaggagtggcactatcgaccctttggttaaatttgaagaaacttggagaccatttattcaacattttcatatgatgtaagctgaCCGTTTCTGAATCCTTGTCAATAATTTTTTGTTCGAGTATAGAGGAgtggagttaatgacaaataacgattttaaccgatgaaatatggcagcccagcttttgtttttattttgttgtttttttatttgTTAGTTTAGGgggatttatttttcttttgtaaaaatatttttttctttggaactttctcatgtttagttatttagagattgggaggcttagattacacaTGTTACTCGGAGTCTATTTCTGTATacgttaaccgttattaatgtaatccccatctctttgtatcattatcattgttatgtttagCTATTTGaaactcaataaaaaagattgataaaTGACATGTTTAAATGAAGGCCAGGCATACTTGACCATTATGGCATATGGCAAGCCAGTTCAACGGGTGGAAATCCAATAGAAATCCCATTATTAATGATTTTCTAGAAAATACCATTGGGAATATAACATGTATGGACCTCACTCAAAGAAAAACTTACCTATAATTCTGTTTGAACTTCTTACTAACGTCCAAGGTCAAATAAATAGAATCTGAACTGTTTTGAGCCGTATACCAGGAGGGGCTTAATTCTTCATTTACGTATTGGGGAGGTGGGGCAGAGGACAGGAAAGCACAAGAACCTCAATTCCTTAACTGATCTCTCCAGTTAAAAACAGTCAAGTTATCAGGTCAAAGAGGAGGAACCTCCACATTCATATCACAAATATTTACAGCCTCGCTGAATTGAGAAATGCAAAATTACATGTTACTTCTATTTAAAAAACGTGATAAGTATTGCAACATACCTTTCTGCTCATTAAAGTATAAATGATGGGATTAGATGTTGTGCTTGATTTGGCAAGAAGAGAAACTATGATGGTTACAGAGGGGGTAATTACATCAGTGTAACCATAAACCACCATAAAGGACGTCACAGCATATGGCAGCAAACAAGAGAAGGCCACAGAGATCATGAAGAAGCACATCTTTGACATATTCTTCTCGTATGTCAAGATCCTTGCAAATCGGGCCATCTGAAGGTCTTGAATGTTTCGAAGCTGCGTAAACATAAAAGGCAAGTCATAAATTTAAAAGATCAATCAGGCAATTATGCTTCCTTGGGATTTGCTTCTGCTTATCAGGAAGGTCCTGACTCATGCCGGAGTCCAACTCACTAGGCTCTTCATAAGCTTTCAAGTCCCAGTATAGAGCCTGACCCTGGATTTTATTGTGCACACGTACTGGGGTCATCACTGGACACGGCCACAAGAGGGACAAGAGAGAAAAAGAGTGTTAATCAAATTGTGCAACAGCTGGCTAATTCCTCTTTCCCTGATAcaagattacagagagacattCCAGAGTCAATTCCAGTTGAGTGATCCCGGATCAAATCAGAATGCAAATCAATCATGGGCAAAACAGCTCAATTTCATAGAGAGAATCCCCCTGCCCCTGATGCCCACCTCTCTCACCACCTGATAAAAGAGACCTGCTAACCAGTGAAGTTTTAATAAACAGTCCAAATtattggatagcagtagaaggatcagtccgagtcagcatggatttatgaagggaaaatcatgcttgactaatcttctggagtttttttgaggatgtaactatgaaaatggccaagggagagccagtggatgtagtgtacctggacttccagaaagcttttgataaagtcccacataggagcttagtgggcaaaattagggcacatgatattgggggcagagtactgacatggattgaaaattggctggctgacaggaaacaaagagtagcgattaacgggtcccttttggaatggcaggctgtgaccagtaaggttcggtgctgggaccgcagctgtttacgacatacattaatgatttagatgaagggattaaaagtaacattagcaaatttgctgatgacataaagctgggtggcagtgtgaaatgtcaggaggatgttatgagaatgcagggtgacttggacaggttgggtgagtgggcaaatgtatggcagatgcagtttaatgtggataaatgtgaggttatccactttggtggcaagaacagcaaggcagattactatctaaatggagttaagttaggaaaaggggaagtacaacaagatctaggtgttcttgtacatcagtcaatgaaagcaagcatgcaggtacaacaggcagtgaagaaagctaatggcatgctggcctttataacaagaggaattgagtataggagtaaagaggtccttctgcagctgtacagggccctggtgagaccccacctggagtattgtgtgcagttttggtctccaaatttgaggaaggacattcttgctattgagggagtgcagcgtaggttcacaaggttaattcgcggaatggcaggactgtcatatgttgaaagattggagcgactgggcttgtatacactggaatttagaaggatgagaggggatctgattgaaacatataagattattaagggattggacacgctggaggcaggaagcatgatcctgctgatgggtgagtccagaactagaggccacagtttaagaataaggggtaggccatttagaacagagatgcggaaaaactttttcacccagagagtggtggatatgtggaatgctctgccccaaaaggcagtggaggccaagtctctggatgctttcaagagagagttagatagagctcttatagatagagggatcaagggatatggggagagggcaggaacggggtactgattgtgtatgatcagccatgatcacagtgaatggcggtgctggctagaagggccgaatggcctactcctgcacgtaCTGTCTATTCCCATTTCAAGGAATTGCCTGCAGGGAAACTTTCACAGTGATTACACAAGTAGTTAATACATGTAGACAAGCTGACAATATACTTACCTTCATTAAAATCTAATAACaatttatttatagagcacttttcatacaaacaATGTGATAAAGTATAAATTTAAAAAGACAAAATGTTCATTGAAAACAAGGTTAAATAAATCGCTTTTGAGCTGGAGTCTGCATTCCTTATAGAATTAGGTAATGATTTCCACAGTTTAGGAATGTATTTTAAAAAGCTGACCTGACAATTTTCTTTTTAGTTACAGTaattaaatttaagagactgacagaagacctgagagctcaagCAGGATTATTAAAAGCGTTACATTTTCAAAAACATCTGGACAGTTGAAATGTTTGTAAATCATAATTTATAATCTCTTTAAACCTGTCCACCACAGATCTGACAAAATAGAAGCCATTCTGCTGTAAGAGACAGTGgctcaaaatgattttttttggtTTAACTACAGAGCTAATAACAGATTGAATACTTGTTAATCATAAacacaggaaattctgcagatactggaaatcaagagcaacacatacaaaatgctagcggaactcctagcttctcacttcatcctccttcccccacctggcttcacatctATCACTTTCTATCTTGTACTCATTCCTCTCCCTgaccttattttggcttctgcccccttttccagttctgatgaagggtctcagcctgaaaagtcaactgtttatttctcaccataGAATATTTGTAATGGCTTTAAACTGGTCCAGCCAGTTTGTGCAGCAGCATCACACACTGTCAGAGAATGTGGACCTTCTCAACAAACAGCATGCAAATTGTAGAAAAagcagggttggggggggggggggatgttggtTTTATATAAATATTCCAGAATACAGATTGACAAGTTTACAGACAGGAAAATCCAAGTCTTTCCTCTTAAACAGgatacattgtttttttttttaaatacgaAAGGTAGACAAGAATCACAGTGCGAAGACACCCAATTGGCAGGCTCAAGTATGGAGAAGTCTATAAATGTTGGTTAGGAGGACTCATTTGCATGAGCTGCCTGGTTTACATACTCTTCATGGCCAAGATTGAAATTGCAGATATGTTAAATTTAAAATCACCAGCCTCAGTACATAAGCAGCAACCTACGTCCTAGACCCTGGTCAACTGTCTCCTTCTCAACTCAGACTGAGTGAGAGGGGTGGAGGGATAATTAATGTTCCACTCTTTTTGGGTGTTTATAACATTCTCCCCATGGATAACTTGTAAAGTTAATTTCATAAATATTAAAAGGGAAACATGAAAATCAAATAAATGATAGCAACCCTGATACTATTCATATTACACAAACGAGATGGAAGGAAAGCAGGGTAGAATTTTTGATTATGTCTTTTTTTTCTTATGAGGAGAATCATGTAGGCATTTCAGACACCAAGATGTAAAGTGTCTTGCAAAACAATAATTCCGAATCAATCCCAGTAATGATTTATTCAGTGCAGACATATTTGGAATCTTCTGATTAAGGTGAGAATCCAAAACAAGATGATTGAGAGCAGATGATATGAGgaaggatgaaggggatggtCAAATGTCCCATCTGGATAAGTCATAAATGGCCTTAGTTTTGGACACAGCTTTCTAGGCACCATGTAGCTTTATAAAGTCCAAAGGTAgcaggcaggaaatatgttcaaaAATCTAGCTGGGAATGCATCAACTTTCATAGAAAGGTATAAGGCCTCTTCTCCCCATACTTGAAATCACTGTATCGTGAGGTAATGTTTGAGATGTTCCCATAACACACATTTTCTCCAAGGCAGAAGGCTGTTAAAGCTGGTTGAAACTGTGTTCAGACAATTTGCAGAGTTCACATAGTATGTCCCCTTACTGTTTGGAAACCACTTCtaagaatactttttataagatttgtacttttttAAAAGCAAACTCAttttcacactcactggcagaaagcggTATAGCAGCTAAATTATGTttttcacctttctcatttttcactGGCCAAGTATTAGCACAATACCCACATGATGcaaaattgttttaattatgtagcctattaacTAATATTGTTATCCAAGGAATTTTCTTTATCTTATCTATAAAAGAGATTTTTCAGAAGCACTAtctttattcctttgtcttacaaTCCTTAGCATTGTTTCTGAGCTCTTCAGTTTGCTtagtatttgtatgtttgtactccaaaataaattgaaatcttggaattaagaCTGCTCATCATTCCTGACTCCCTAAGCTTCAGAAATTAAACAGATGCAACAGTACTTTGGCCTTCAGTTCTACTTACCATTCTTAAAGTATACAAAATATTCCCATAACAGTAAGTTATGACACCTAGAGGGACAAGCAGGCATCCCAGGAATAAAAAGAGGATAAATGAGGTGTCACTGGGGTTTCTCGCATCCCAGTTCACTGAGCAGCCTAGTCTATGCAACTCCAGAGTATATCTGTTCCAGCCAATTAATGGCGCTCCGCTCCAGGCCAGTGAGTAAAGCCAGATGTAGGTGATGGCCCGCCAAGCCCAGGAGAAATCAACTGCTGTCGCATTCACCATCCGGAGGAAGCGCTCATATGCCAAGACAGTCAGTGATATTATTGATGAAATTCCTGTGAAGTTTAATGAAATGGATACATTAAATTCTTTTCACAGGAGATAAACTTAACAGTAACTAACACCTCTTCTCAATAACTAACATCTCTTCTCAATTGTTATTTGCACTGTGGGACTTATGAGTCTTGGAGGATCTAGCGCTTTCCCAGCgaatatgacgaataaactcctCTGGCTTCCTGCTGGGTACAtgtattgattttaactgatatttccatgacaaactcttCCTTCTTCATCACAGATAAGGTCTTGACATGTCTATTCCAGGGGATACTCTATATACCCCTGTGGTCCGTCCCTTCTGATTGgacgaggactaaccaatcaggtttccactgtcccacctggtttacaatcatattccagttcttacttggaATAAGACCTTCATCTTCGTTAAAATTCTtcttctctagttttatttcaatggctttcttcaccaggcggtcccaaaaccTACTGATGCGGACAGTAGCTTTTGTCTTTGGAGTCAAagctatggccattgtgaatgcaatttTCTGTTACTGGTGACTTCTCCGGGAACCCAAACGGATAAACCAGGAAACCTAGCAACGATGAGGAACCCATCACTACTGCTCATCTTTcctatatttccacagtttctggaaggatctccaggatcctgaagaaataccgggTTAATACCATCCAAAAACCTGTAAGCTCAAATCCAAGCTTATGCAGGTGAAAGATTACCTGGGATACAGGTTGAATGGCAttcctgtgaatgtggagcagcatTTATTGGCCAGACAGGACGcacggtggaaacccgcatcaaggagcacaggaggtgtttCTGTTTGGGTCACCAAGAGAAATCatcagcagaacactgcatttgcaatggccgTAGGTgtcacaaaactactgtgccgtgCCAATGGGTTTTGGGACCGCCTTGGAAacaagccattgaaataaaactagagaaaaagaattttaacaacaGTGAagatctcactctaagtaagaactggaattcaattgcaaACAAGGTGGGGCAGCGGAATCTGATTagttagtcctcaaccaatcaggagggacgagCAATGGGGGAAATATATGCAACTGGACTAGATGCGtcaaggcatcatccctgatgaagattgtCACTGAAACGTCAGTTAAAATTGACACTGAGAAGAGTTCATTCAACTTGAGTCTTCTTTGCAATTATGAAATAATAGACTTTTATTAAAATTGTAAATCGTATCTTGGAACTACCATTCCAGAAACACACAGCCATCTTCTGCTTAGAAAAGCGATCAAATTGACAGTTCCTAGAAAATTCATCATGGATGCAAAGGCATTCAAGTCAGATGATGATAGAAAGGCCAAATTGTGTAACCCAGAGGACAGACACGCAATGTTTGGCTTTAATTTAACATCTTGAAACTAAGCCTCAAGTTCTGGGGTAGGAATTTGCCATCCTGGAATATTTAGTCAGTATTTGAGTTAGTTCCCCTTAAAAAGGTTATTGAATTTGGATATGGTCAATTACTAAAAGCAGAATTGAGCAAAAGGCCTCACAGTTCATGACAGTGAGCTCAGATCCTTTGCATACAAGTTCAACCCTGTCATTTTATAAAATCATTTGCTGCACATTGCTGTTCATCTACCTCCCCCCGCACCTCCATTGCATCACTTAATCTAAGTAGGAGATCCACTTCTATAACCATAACTACTTTGCAACCATTCTTTGTCTTGTTACCATATACAGCTGCCTCTGTGGCAGTTCAATACAAGACCAGAAGTGAGTGAGGTACAGAATGATCTTGGTGTTCTTATGCATGAAATACTGAAGTTAGCAGGCAGATACAGCAAGTAGTTAAGAGGGTAAAAAGCACATCAACTTTTATTACAAACAGGTTTGACTTTAAAAATGGGGATATTCCATTACAATTGCACCAGGGTACTGTGCAAAGTTTTGACATAGaagcaaatttcaaagtaaatttattatcgaagtaggtACACGTTACAATGcactacattgagattcattttactgTTGATAGTTGCATGAAAATAAAAACTAcgatagaattttacaaaaataatGATAAACAAAGATCAAAGAACATCCAATGTCCACAAAAGAgacagtgcaaataaaaatactgagaacacgagttacACTGGAGATTCACCAGGCCCATCTGTGGGATGTGAAGATTGCCTAACAATCAGGTTGAGTCTGAACTGtctaaagtttagaagaatgaagaatgaTCGTATAGAAACCTAGAGGGTATGACTGGGTAGATATTgagattcttccccccccccccccatggaacTCAAGTAGAGAGTTAAGGTAGCATTCATTTCTTCTGGAAGGTTTTGAATTTCTGGACTGCTCCACCCCACAGAATGGTAGA from Hemitrygon akajei chromosome 7, sHemAka1.3, whole genome shotgun sequence encodes the following:
- the opn3 gene encoding opsin-3 encodes the protein MNSANGTDAQEEKLFSSGTYKVLAVIVGTIGAVGFCNNLLMLVLYCKFQRLRSPSNLFLVNISISDLLLSVFGVFFTLISCVKERWIWDNSACVWDGFSNSLFGISSIISLTVLAYERFLRMVNATAVDFSWAWRAITYIWLYSLAWSGAPLIGWNRYTLELHRLGCSVNWDARNPSDTSFILFLFLGCLLVPLGVITYCYGNILYTLRMLRNIQDLQMARFARILTYEKNMSKMCFFMISVAFSCLLPYAVTSFMVVYGYTDVITPSVTIIVSLLAKSSTTSNPIIYTLMSRKYRWCLKQFLCSRIMRIKWAIKDRTVRVRSEKPIKPIVISEKAADRPKKRVTFSSSSIIFIIANDETQDIGSTAELNATNPNVVQVRPLRSERA